A DNA window from Prevotella intermedia ATCC 25611 = DSM 20706 contains the following coding sequences:
- a CDS encoding aminoacyl-histidine dipeptidase: MTNMELKPARVFEHFAKINQIPRPSKHEEKMIEYLVEFGKSRNLDTKVDKTGNVLITKPATKGMENAPTVILQSHIDMVCDKLVDLDFNFHTDAIQTYVDGEWLKAKGTTLGADDGIGVAYELAVLDSDNIEHGKIECLFTVDEETGLTGAFGLEPGWLTGDYLINLDSEDEGQIFVSCAGGIATDSVFKFKREDTPAGYFFMEASVKGLIGGHSGDDINKKRANAIKILGRFLYMQQSKMDLRLAEWNSGKLDNAIPRDGKVVFAVPSAKKEDVMADWNIFTKGVEEEYHVSDPNAVWGMESTEARPVVEKEVGRRIVMAVQAVDNGPLTNCQDEAIAYMVETSSNVAVVKTEENAITVIASQRSNVPSALTNMANTIKACFEMAGAEICQHDAYPGWKMNPNSKLVEVAVEEYKKLFNKEPQVLGIHAGLECGLISEKYPNVDMMSVGPTLRFVHTPDERLLIPTVQMVWDHLLAILKNVR, translated from the coding sequence ATGACAAACATGGAATTAAAACCTGCTCGCGTATTTGAGCATTTCGCGAAAATCAACCAAATTCCTCGCCCATCAAAGCACGAGGAAAAGATGATTGAATACCTTGTTGAGTTTGGCAAGAGCCGCAACTTGGACACCAAGGTAGACAAAACAGGCAACGTGCTGATAACGAAGCCTGCAACCAAAGGTATGGAAAACGCACCTACCGTAATACTGCAAAGCCACATCGACATGGTGTGCGACAAGCTCGTGGATTTGGATTTCAACTTCCACACTGACGCTATTCAGACCTATGTTGATGGCGAATGGCTCAAGGCAAAGGGCACTACACTCGGTGCTGACGACGGTATTGGCGTGGCTTATGAGCTTGCAGTACTCGATTCAGACAATATTGAACACGGCAAAATAGAATGCCTTTTCACCGTAGACGAGGAGACCGGGCTGACTGGTGCCTTCGGTTTGGAACCGGGCTGGCTTACAGGCGACTACCTTATCAACCTCGATTCGGAAGACGAAGGACAGATTTTCGTAAGCTGTGCAGGTGGTATCGCCACCGACAGCGTATTCAAATTCAAGCGCGAGGACACTCCTGCGGGCTACTTCTTTATGGAGGCAAGCGTTAAAGGACTGATTGGCGGACACTCTGGCGACGACATTAACAAGAAGCGTGCGAACGCTATCAAGATTCTCGGACGCTTCCTTTATATGCAGCAAAGCAAGATGGACTTGCGCCTTGCAGAGTGGAATTCTGGCAAGTTAGACAATGCAATACCTCGCGATGGTAAGGTTGTTTTCGCCGTACCGTCGGCAAAGAAGGAAGACGTTATGGCAGACTGGAACATCTTTACAAAGGGTGTTGAGGAAGAATACCACGTGTCTGACCCTAACGCAGTATGGGGAATGGAGAGCACAGAGGCTCGTCCAGTGGTTGAAAAAGAAGTAGGTCGCCGCATCGTAATGGCTGTTCAGGCTGTAGACAATGGTCCTTTGACCAACTGTCAGGACGAAGCTATCGCCTATATGGTAGAGACTTCGAGCAACGTAGCTGTGGTAAAGACCGAAGAGAACGCAATCACGGTTATTGCTTCGCAGCGTTCTAACGTGCCAAGTGCACTCACCAATATGGCAAATACCATCAAGGCTTGCTTCGAAATGGCTGGTGCGGAAATCTGCCAGCACGACGCATACCCTGGCTGGAAGATGAATCCGAACTCTAAACTCGTGGAAGTTGCCGTAGAGGAATACAAGAAACTCTTCAACAAAGAACCACAGGTGCTCGGCATTCACGCAGGTTTGGAATGCGGACTCATATCAGAGAAGTATCCAAACGTGGATATGATGAGCGTTGGTCCTACCCTTCGTTTCGTTCATACCCCCGACGAGCGTTTGCTTATTCCTACCGTACAGATGGTTTGGGACCACTTGCTCGCCATCTTGAAGAATGTAAGATAA
- a CDS encoding OmpH family outer membrane protein, which yields MKKTLSALAVAAMTFGIMSCNNQPKANDTKETAKPATATAAAGSQQIAYVEIDSIMTQYTYWKEVTKILEAKEKNIQKTLAGKQQALQQAAANFQRNIQTNKYTQAQAQQIQAGIQKQAADAEALQQRLGAEYQKEVTNYNKALSDSVHNYLKSFNKDKKYVMILAKSGDNILYADDACNITSEVVKGMNKAYTGMKK from the coding sequence ATGAAAAAGACTTTAAGCGCGTTGGCTGTCGCAGCAATGACATTCGGTATAATGTCTTGCAACAATCAGCCAAAAGCCAATGACACCAAGGAAACCGCAAAACCTGCAACTGCAACCGCAGCAGCAGGCTCGCAACAGATAGCATACGTGGAGATTGATTCTATCATGACCCAGTACACTTATTGGAAAGAGGTGACTAAAATCCTTGAAGCAAAGGAAAAGAACATACAGAAGACGCTCGCAGGAAAGCAGCAGGCATTGCAGCAGGCAGCAGCCAACTTCCAGCGAAACATTCAGACCAACAAGTACACACAGGCACAGGCACAGCAAATTCAGGCAGGTATTCAGAAGCAAGCTGCCGATGCCGAAGCCTTGCAACAGCGTTTGGGCGCAGAGTATCAGAAGGAAGTTACCAACTACAACAAGGCTCTTTCTGACAGTGTACACAACTACTTGAAGAGCTTTAACAAAGACAAGAAGTATGTTATGATACTTGCAAAGAGCGGCGACAACATTCTTTATGCCGACGATGCTTGCAACATTACTTCGGAAGTAGTGAAAGGTATGAACAAGGCATACACTGGAATGAAGAAATAA
- the glyA gene encoding serine hydroxymethyltransferase, with protein sequence MRKDLEIFDLIEQEHQRQLKGMELIASENFVSDEVMQAMGSYLTNKYAEGYPGKRYYGGCQVVDVVENLCIERVKKVFGACWANVQPHSGAQANQAVLSAILEPGDSFMGLDLNHGGHLSHGSPVNNSGILYRPIGYQLDKETGRVDYDNMEKLAREHKPKLIIAGASAYSREWDYARFRKVADEIGAIFMVDMAHPAGLIAAGLLENPVKYAHIVTTTTHKTLRGPRGGVIMMGEDFDNPWGKTTPKGVIKKMSQLLDSAVFPGNQGGPLEHVIAAKAVAFGEILEPSWKEYATQVKKNAAVLAEELVKRGYGIVSGGTDNHSMLLDLRTKFPELTGKVAENALVAADITVNKNMVPFDTRSAFQTSGIRLGTAAMTTRGAKEDLMILVAELIDKVLSAPEDEKVIAEVREKVNATMKEYPLFAY encoded by the coding sequence ATGAGAAAAGATCTTGAGATTTTTGATCTCATCGAGCAAGAGCACCAGCGCCAGTTGAAAGGCATGGAGCTTATCGCTTCAGAGAACTTCGTCAGCGACGAAGTAATGCAGGCAATGGGGTCTTACCTTACCAACAAGTACGCTGAAGGCTATCCCGGAAAGCGTTACTATGGTGGTTGCCAAGTAGTAGACGTAGTAGAGAACCTCTGTATCGAGCGCGTAAAGAAAGTGTTCGGTGCATGCTGGGCGAACGTGCAGCCACACTCTGGTGCGCAGGCTAACCAGGCCGTTCTTTCAGCAATTCTCGAACCGGGCGACAGTTTTATGGGACTCGACCTCAACCATGGCGGCCACCTTTCACACGGTAGCCCAGTAAACAACTCTGGTATTCTCTACCGTCCTATCGGCTATCAGCTTGATAAGGAAACCGGTCGTGTAGACTACGACAACATGGAGAAGCTCGCTCGCGAGCACAAACCAAAGCTCATCATTGCGGGTGCATCAGCATACAGCCGCGAGTGGGACTATGCACGCTTCCGCAAGGTAGCCGACGAAATTGGTGCAATCTTCATGGTAGACATGGCTCACCCAGCAGGTTTGATTGCTGCAGGTTTGCTCGAAAACCCAGTTAAGTACGCTCACATCGTAACAACAACTACACACAAAACCCTCCGTGGTCCTCGTGGTGGTGTGATTATGATGGGCGAAGACTTCGACAACCCATGGGGAAAGACAACTCCAAAGGGCGTTATCAAGAAGATGTCGCAACTTCTCGATTCTGCTGTGTTCCCAGGAAACCAAGGCGGTCCATTAGAGCACGTTATTGCTGCTAAGGCTGTTGCCTTCGGCGAAATCCTCGAACCAAGCTGGAAAGAGTATGCTACACAGGTGAAGAAGAACGCTGCTGTGCTTGCCGAAGAACTCGTAAAGCGTGGCTACGGCATTGTTTCAGGCGGTACCGACAACCACTCAATGTTGCTCGACCTCCGCACCAAGTTCCCAGAACTCACTGGTAAGGTTGCTGAAAACGCACTCGTTGCAGCTGACATCACTGTAAATAAGAATATGGTACCATTCGATACACGTTCTGCATTCCAGACTTCAGGTATCCGTCTTGGTACAGCTGCTATGACAACTCGTGGCGCAAAAGAAGACCTTATGATTCTCGTTGCCGAGCTTATCGACAAGGTTCTTTCTGCTCCAGAAGACGAAAAAGTCATCGCAGAAGTTCGCGAGAAGGTAAACGCAACAATGAAAGAATATCCATTGTTCGCTTACTAA
- the pyrI gene encoding aspartate carbamoyltransferase regulatory subunit, with protein sequence MNKKERLVAAIENGTVIDHIPAEKTFQVVNLLELQNLSTPVTIGYNFSSSKVGCKGIIKVSDKFFTDDEISRLSVVAPNIILNIIRDYEVVEKKQVITPNELRGIVKCNNPKCITNNEPVSTIFNVVDKEAGTLKCHYCDKEQQMENVELC encoded by the coding sequence ATGAACAAGAAAGAACGTTTGGTTGCCGCCATCGAAAACGGCACTGTAATCGACCATATACCCGCAGAAAAGACCTTCCAAGTGGTGAATCTTCTCGAACTTCAGAACCTTTCAACCCCTGTTACCATTGGCTACAACTTCAGTTCTTCCAAAGTAGGGTGCAAGGGAATCATCAAGGTAAGCGACAAGTTCTTCACCGACGACGAAATATCTCGCCTCTCGGTAGTTGCGCCCAACATCATCTTGAACATCATTCGCGACTATGAAGTGGTAGAGAAAAAGCAAGTCATAACGCCCAACGAACTGCGCGGAATCGTGAAATGCAACAACCCAAAGTGCATCACCAATAACGAGCCAGTGTCTACAATATTCAACGTTGTAGACAAGGAGGCAGGCACATTGAAGTGCCATTATTGCGACAAGGAACAGCAAATGGAGAACGTAGAGTTGTGTTAA
- the pyrB gene encoding aspartate carbamoyltransferase — translation MEKQNFVNIQDLDKEQLLYLIQMAQEFEKYPNRELLKGRIIATLFYEPSTRTRLSFETAANRLGAKVIGFTDAKASSVSKGETLKDTILMVANYADTIVMRHYIEGAAQYASEVSPVPIVNAGDGAHQHPSQCLLDLYTINQTQGTLENLNIYLVGDLKYGRTVHSLLMAMRHFNPTFHFIAPAELAMPEEYKIFCKQHGIRYTEQEDFTPESIAGADILYMTRVQKERFSDLMEYERVKNVYILRNDMLHLAKPNMRILHPLPRVNEIAYDVDTNPHAYYIQQAKNGLFAREAIFAYCLGIGMDEVKADTTIIK, via the coding sequence ATGGAGAAACAGAACTTTGTGAACATTCAGGATTTGGATAAGGAACAGCTTCTTTATCTTATTCAAATGGCGCAGGAATTTGAGAAATATCCTAACCGCGAGTTACTAAAAGGCCGCATTATAGCGACTCTGTTTTACGAACCTTCCACCCGTACACGCCTTAGTTTCGAGACGGCTGCCAATCGTTTGGGAGCCAAAGTCATTGGTTTTACCGATGCAAAGGCGTCGAGTGTGAGCAAGGGAGAAACCCTTAAAGACACCATACTGATGGTTGCGAACTACGCCGACACCATCGTGATGCGCCATTACATCGAGGGAGCAGCGCAATATGCCTCGGAAGTGTCGCCCGTACCTATCGTGAATGCAGGCGACGGTGCCCACCAGCACCCTTCGCAGTGCCTTTTAGACCTTTACACAATAAACCAAACGCAGGGCACATTGGAGAATTTGAACATCTATCTCGTCGGCGACCTTAAGTACGGACGCACCGTTCACTCGCTGCTGATGGCGATGCGCCACTTCAATCCTACGTTCCACTTCATTGCACCAGCCGAGCTTGCTATGCCCGAAGAGTACAAGATATTCTGCAAACAGCACGGCATTCGATACACGGAGCAGGAAGATTTCACCCCCGAATCCATTGCTGGTGCCGACATATTATATATGACACGTGTACAAAAGGAACGCTTCTCCGACCTTATGGAATACGAACGTGTGAAGAACGTCTACATTCTGCGCAACGATATGCTGCACCTTGCAAAGCCCAATATGCGCATTTTGCACCCACTGCCACGCGTGAACGAAATAGCATACGACGTAGATACCAACCCGCACGCCTACTATATACAGCAAGCTAAGAACGGACTTTTCGCCCGCGAAGCCATTTTTGCCTACTGCCTCGGCATAGGAATGGACGAAGTGAAAGCCGATACAACGATAATAAAATAA
- a CDS encoding transglycosylase domain-containing protein: MRRHLVHTFWAILIFVISFTTIFFVAVWNGWIGYMPDMEELSNPVDKFASQVYSADGKLIGTWNQDNANRVAVDYNSLSPHLVHALVATEDERFYEHSGIDFIALARAVLKRGVLGHDKAGGGSTITQQLAKQVFSEKAHSTLERMLQKPIEWIIAVKLERHFTKEEIIAMYLNYFDYLHNAVGIKRAANIYFNKEPRQLSVTEAATLIGLCQNPSMYNPLRYEERCRTRRNVVLGQMCKSGYITREELNELVQRPLGLNFSRSKNIKGSGDYFQVFLRHYMMEKKPERANYQEWQMRDFVLDSIAWEEDPLFGWCNKNKKRNGETYDINTDGLRIFTTLDTRMQQYAEQAVRKHVGGYLQAEFNRANRYKKNAPFSTNISRNTIKSILNRSCRQSLRYLRLKEQGATPDEIRRSFQTKHEMTLFTYHGNVDTLMTPIDSIRYYKSFLRAAFLSMEARTGAVKAYVGGIEYDHFKYDMVMGGRRQVGSTIKPFLYALAMQNGMTPCTTAPNVQRSYGNWTPRNASKARYGQQVPLRWGLQQSNNWISAYLISLLGPSQFVNILHDFGLNNPDIEKNTSPVLCLGPSEVSVGEMCSAYTTFVNHGVRCAPIFVTRIEDSHGNVVAKFQPLMNEVISEESSFKMLDMLQAVVQGGTGGRLRYHYNLTGDIGGKTGTTNNNSDGWFMGFTPQLVNGCWVGGEDRDIHFDSTSLGQGATMALPIWAYYMQMVYADKSLNYSPNAKFDIPANFDPCQSAEAISINGIQEVYF; the protein is encoded by the coding sequence ATGCGAAGACATCTTGTACATACTTTTTGGGCTATATTGATATTTGTCATCAGTTTCACCACAATCTTTTTCGTGGCGGTATGGAACGGTTGGATAGGCTATATGCCTGATATGGAAGAACTTTCGAACCCCGTAGACAAATTTGCTTCGCAGGTTTACTCTGCCGACGGTAAGCTTATTGGCACTTGGAATCAAGACAATGCCAACCGCGTGGCAGTAGACTACAACAGTCTTTCGCCCCATTTGGTGCACGCTTTGGTAGCTACCGAGGACGAAAGATTCTATGAACACTCGGGCATCGACTTCATTGCGCTGGCACGTGCCGTACTTAAACGAGGCGTATTGGGGCATGATAAAGCAGGCGGTGGCTCAACCATCACACAGCAATTGGCAAAGCAGGTGTTCTCGGAAAAGGCACACAGCACGCTCGAACGAATGTTGCAGAAACCCATTGAGTGGATTATTGCTGTGAAACTGGAGCGTCACTTCACGAAAGAAGAGATTATTGCGATGTACTTAAACTACTTCGACTATCTCCATAATGCCGTCGGCATAAAGCGAGCAGCCAACATTTATTTCAACAAAGAGCCACGACAACTTTCCGTTACCGAGGCTGCGACCCTCATCGGACTGTGCCAGAACCCCTCAATGTATAACCCCCTGCGCTACGAAGAACGCTGCCGCACACGCCGAAACGTGGTTTTGGGTCAGATGTGCAAGTCTGGCTACATCACACGAGAGGAACTTAACGAGCTTGTACAGCGACCATTGGGGCTCAACTTCTCGAGGTCAAAGAACATAAAAGGCTCTGGCGACTACTTCCAAGTATTCCTGCGCCATTACATGATGGAGAAGAAACCCGAAAGAGCAAACTACCAAGAGTGGCAAATGCGCGATTTTGTGCTCGACTCTATTGCGTGGGAAGAAGACCCGCTCTTCGGTTGGTGTAACAAGAACAAAAAGCGAAACGGCGAAACCTACGACATAAATACCGACGGTCTGCGCATCTTCACAACCCTCGACACACGTATGCAGCAATACGCCGAGCAGGCTGTGCGCAAGCATGTCGGCGGTTATCTGCAGGCAGAGTTCAACCGTGCCAACCGCTACAAGAAGAATGCACCATTCTCAACGAACATTTCGCGAAATACAATTAAATCTATCCTCAACCGCTCGTGCCGCCAGAGTTTGCGATACCTGCGATTGAAAGAACAGGGAGCTACGCCCGACGAGATACGCCGCAGCTTCCAAACAAAGCACGAAATGACGCTCTTCACCTACCACGGCAACGTGGATACGCTGATGACGCCTATCGATTCCATTCGCTACTATAAGTCTTTCCTGCGCGCAGCCTTCCTTAGTATGGAGGCACGGACAGGTGCTGTGAAAGCCTATGTGGGCGGAATAGAATACGACCATTTTAAATACGATATGGTAATGGGCGGCAGACGCCAGGTGGGTTCTACCATTAAGCCTTTCCTTTATGCGCTTGCGATGCAGAACGGAATGACTCCGTGCACCACAGCACCCAACGTTCAGCGTTCGTATGGCAACTGGACGCCTCGCAATGCCTCAAAGGCACGCTACGGACAACAGGTTCCGCTGCGCTGGGGATTGCAACAATCAAACAACTGGATTTCGGCTTACCTCATCAGTTTGCTCGGTCCATCGCAATTCGTGAATATTCTGCACGACTTCGGACTGAACAATCCAGACATCGAAAAAAACACTTCGCCCGTGCTGTGTCTCGGTCCTTCTGAGGTATCAGTGGGCGAAATGTGCAGCGCATACACCACTTTCGTGAACCACGGAGTACGCTGTGCCCCCATCTTCGTTACGAGAATAGAAGACAGCCACGGCAACGTGGTAGCCAAATTCCAACCATTGATGAACGAAGTTATATCGGAAGAAAGCTCATTCAAGATGCTTGACATGCTGCAAGCCGTAGTTCAAGGTGGAACAGGCGGACGTTTGCGCTACCATTACAACCTTACGGGCGATATTGGCGGTAAGACGGGTACGACCAACAACAACTCCGACGGTTGGTTCATGGGCTTCACACCTCAGCTTGTAAACGGTTGCTGGGTGGGCGGAGAAGACCGCGACATTCACTTCGACTCTACTTCGCTCGGTCAGGGTGCCACGATGGCACTGCCTATATGGGCTTACTACATGCAAATGGTCTATGCCGACAAGTCGCTGAACTATTCGCCCAACGCCAAGTTCGACATTCCTGCCAACTTCGACCCTTGCCAGTCTGCGGAGGCTATCTCCATAAACGGCATACAAGAGGTTTACTTCTAA
- a CDS encoding IS982 family transposase yields MTDTNLIEIFCIFDDFCKYFTPELKKHTLQVPGKRHRNRVSRMSDSEIMTILVLFHTHRFRDLKSFYLGYICQHMRGDFPHRISYNRFVERQAQVALHLLLFLQTCALGKCSGISIIDSTPLASCHIKRERQHRTMRGWAAKGKCTMGWFYGFKLHLVINDKGEIIQWKLTPGNVDDREPLKDKRFTERLFGKLFADRGYISQNLFEMLFVDNIHLVTKIKKNMKNSLMSLYDKLLLRKRSVIETVNDELKNVCQIEHTRHRSFDNFATNLIAGLIAYNLLPKKPEMNIEIIDKSRIIA; encoded by the coding sequence ATGACTGATACAAATTTAATAGAAATATTCTGTATATTCGACGATTTTTGCAAGTATTTTACTCCAGAGTTGAAAAAACATACGCTTCAGGTACCCGGCAAGCGGCACCGTAACCGTGTTTCCCGTATGTCAGACAGTGAAATCATGACCATTCTGGTCCTGTTCCACACTCACCGCTTCCGAGACCTCAAGTCCTTCTACTTAGGCTATATCTGCCAGCATATGCGTGGAGACTTCCCACATCGGATTTCCTACAACCGCTTCGTCGAGCGACAAGCACAGGTCGCACTGCACCTGTTGCTGTTTCTCCAGACATGTGCACTGGGCAAGTGTTCAGGCATATCCATCATTGATTCCACACCACTGGCTTCCTGCCACATCAAGCGTGAGCGGCAGCACAGGACCATGAGGGGCTGGGCGGCAAAGGGAAAGTGCACCATGGGCTGGTTCTACGGCTTCAAGCTACATCTTGTCATCAATGACAAGGGAGAGATTATCCAGTGGAAGCTCACGCCAGGAAACGTAGATGACAGGGAGCCACTGAAGGACAAACGCTTCACCGAGAGGTTGTTTGGGAAACTCTTCGCAGACAGGGGGTATATCAGTCAGAACCTCTTTGAGATGCTCTTTGTGGACAATATACATTTAGTGACAAAGATAAAGAAGAACATGAAGAACTCCCTGATGAGCCTGTATGATAAGTTGTTGCTCAGAAAGCGTTCTGTGATAGAGACGGTGAACGATGAACTGAAGAATGTATGTCAGATAGAACACACCAGACATCGCTCTTTTGATAACTTTGCAACAAATCTGATAGCAGGACTCATTGCATACAATCTGTTGCCAAAGAAGCCAGAAATGAACATAGAAATAATTGATAAAAGCAGAATAATTGCATAG
- a CDS encoding DUF438 domain-containing protein yields the protein MEHKMKANLPKIEQEKLDKILEIEELYETGKITLEEARKTFGEQVGKIKPFHIALIEQTMVEEDDHECIRVNMSKTLELLDGFMDYSRPELPDDHPIVQYYRENDEMRKLLLAVEDLVQYPMIKNQWLEIYEKLNQYPLHFKRKQNQLYPVLEQKGFTRPTTVMWTFDDFVRDIIRESATLLAEDKEEAFIAKQQELLEYARDLMNKEEAILYPTSMVLINAAEFEEMKEGDQEIGFAFFTVEHTPKATAAAPQDANGAGFAQDLQALLAKYGYGAAPQDKLDVTTGKLSLEQINLIYKHLPFDISFVDENELVCFYSDTEHRIFPRSKNVIGREVMNCHPKKSAHIVREVIDKLKSGEQEKAEFWINKPGVFLYIVYVAVKDEQGRFRGVLEIMQDCTHIRELEGSQTLLTWANEGNAATDKATEEAHSETETATDTNSEDGAEPITIITPDTKLKVLLKQYPFLKKRLVEISSAFRMLQSPLGKLIVSRADVKMMSEKSGVPLERLIEGITNIIKDEAQKQG from the coding sequence ATGGAGCACAAAATGAAGGCAAATCTGCCAAAAATAGAACAAGAAAAGTTAGATAAAATCCTTGAAATAGAGGAACTGTATGAAACAGGAAAGATAACGCTCGAAGAGGCACGGAAGACCTTTGGCGAGCAGGTGGGCAAGATAAAGCCTTTCCACATTGCGCTGATAGAGCAGACAATGGTGGAGGAGGACGACCACGAATGTATTCGGGTGAATATGAGCAAGACGCTCGAACTGCTCGACGGCTTTATGGATTACTCGCGCCCAGAGCTTCCCGACGACCACCCCATTGTGCAATACTACCGCGAAAACGACGAGATGCGAAAGCTGTTGCTTGCCGTTGAAGACTTGGTTCAGTATCCTATGATTAAGAATCAATGGCTCGAAATATACGAAAAGCTCAACCAATATCCCCTTCACTTCAAGCGTAAGCAAAACCAACTCTATCCTGTGTTGGAACAGAAAGGTTTTACACGTCCGACAACCGTGATGTGGACATTCGATGACTTCGTGCGCGACATCATCAGAGAGTCGGCAACTTTGCTCGCCGAAGACAAGGAAGAGGCTTTCATTGCCAAGCAGCAGGAACTGTTGGAATATGCCCGCGACCTGATGAACAAGGAGGAAGCGATTCTCTATCCTACGTCGATGGTGCTCATCAACGCAGCCGAATTCGAGGAAATGAAGGAGGGCGACCAAGAGATTGGCTTTGCTTTCTTCACGGTGGAGCACACTCCGAAAGCCACTGCAGCTGCCCCGCAAGATGCAAACGGTGCAGGATTTGCACAAGATTTGCAGGCTCTTTTGGCGAAATATGGCTATGGCGCAGCCCCACAAGACAAGCTCGACGTAACCACGGGCAAGCTCTCTTTGGAGCAAATCAACCTGATATACAAGCATCTGCCCTTCGATATTTCGTTCGTAGACGAGAACGAACTGGTTTGTTTCTACTCTGATACAGAGCACCGTATCTTCCCGAGAAGCAAGAACGTGATAGGTCGTGAGGTGATGAACTGCCACCCTAAAAAGAGCGCACACATTGTTCGCGAGGTGATAGACAAGCTTAAAAGCGGCGAACAAGAAAAGGCAGAGTTCTGGATTAACAAGCCTGGCGTGTTCCTCTACATTGTTTATGTGGCAGTGAAAGACGAGCAGGGACGCTTCAGAGGTGTGCTGGAAATTATGCAAGACTGCACCCATATCCGTGAATTGGAAGGCAGTCAGACGTTGCTTACTTGGGCAAACGAGGGCAACGCAGCCACCGACAAGGCGACAGAAGAAGCCCATTCGGAAACAGAAACGGCAACCGACACCAACTCGGAGGACGGCGCAGAGCCGATAACAATCATTACGCCCGACACCAAACTGAAAGTACTTTTGAAGCAATATCCCTTCCTGAAAAAGCGTTTGGTTGAGATTTCGTCAGCCTTCCGTATGCTTCAGTCGCCCTTGGGCAAACTCATTGTGTCGCGCGCCGATGTGAAGATGATGAGCGAGAAAAGCGGTGTGCCACTCGAACGACTGATAGAAGGCATTACCAACATTATTAAAGACGAAGCGCAAAAGCAAGGCTAA
- a CDS encoding ATP-binding protein has translation MKEIVRQSYLDKIEKYLGKDTIIILTGQRRVGKSSILRLFKNKVEVSDNANIIYINKEKKEFDDIKTYKELNAYIDERLDAEKTNYIFVDEIQGVAEFERSVRSYYEEPNIEIVITGSNSKMLSGDLSTLIGGRYKEIYVQALSYTEFMQFHQLPDTDDTLSKYIQLGGLPGLLKMGLDERDAREYQTDVYHTVLLKDVIMRNQIRNVPFLENLVRFLADNTGKIVSANSIVKYMKSQGEKVTSTVIINYLKFLCDAYIVHKVNRYDIHGKRLFESNDKFYFEDNGIRNALGGESREGDIEKVIENIVYNHLVRLGYEVTVGQLQAGEIDFVCNKPGGCRLYVQASYIVADATTREREFGNLHSIKDNYPKYVISMTPLVNKTDDNGVTHLHLRKFLTEGL, from the coding sequence ATGAAAGAGATAGTTAGACAAAGTTATTTGGACAAAATAGAGAAGTATCTTGGCAAAGATACCATCATAATTTTGACTGGTCAGCGTCGTGTTGGCAAGAGTTCTATTCTGCGTCTGTTTAAAAACAAGGTTGAAGTATCAGACAATGCCAACATCATTTATATTAATAAGGAGAAGAAAGAGTTTGACGACATCAAGACGTACAAGGAACTGAATGCCTATATTGATGAACGTCTTGATGCGGAAAAGACCAACTATATCTTTGTAGATGAGATACAAGGTGTTGCTGAATTTGAGAGAAGCGTTCGCAGTTACTACGAGGAACCGAATATAGAAATAGTGATTACGGGCTCCAACTCAAAGATGCTGAGTGGCGATTTAAGTACGCTCATAGGTGGACGCTATAAGGAAATCTATGTTCAGGCATTAAGTTACACGGAGTTTATGCAGTTCCACCAATTGCCTGATACGGACGACACCTTGTCAAAGTATATTCAGTTGGGAGGATTACCCGGACTTTTGAAGATGGGACTTGATGAACGAGATGCCCGAGAGTATCAGACGGACGTTTATCATACGGTATTATTGAAAGATGTAATTATGCGTAATCAAATACGCAATGTACCGTTTCTCGAAAACCTTGTGCGTTTCTTGGCAGATAATACTGGCAAGATAGTTTCAGCCAACAGTATTGTAAAATACATGAAATCGCAGGGCGAGAAAGTAACTTCTACTGTTATCATCAATTATCTGAAGTTTCTTTGCGATGCCTATATCGTTCATAAGGTGAACCGATACGACATTCACGGGAAACGGTTGTTTGAGAGTAACGACAAATTCTACTTTGAAGATAACGGCATTCGTAATGCGCTCGGTGGCGAATCAAGAGAAGGAGATATAGAAAAGGTGATAGAAAACATCGTTTATAATCATTTGGTACGATTAGGATACGAAGTAACTGTCGGACAGTTGCAGGCTGGCGAAATAGATTTTGTATGCAACAAGCCAGGTGGCTGTAGGCTATATGTGCAAGCCTCGTATATTGTTGCTGATGCAACAACTCGTGAACGTGAGTTCGGCAATCTTCATTCAATAAAGGACAACTATCCCAAGTACGTCATTTCAATGACACCATTGGTAAACAAAACAGACGATAACGGTGTAACCCATCTTCATTTGCGAAAGTTCCTGACGGAAGGATTGTAA